In a genomic window of Scomber japonicus isolate fScoJap1 chromosome 17, fScoJap1.pri, whole genome shotgun sequence:
- the tmem121ab gene encoding transmembrane protein 121Ab produces MVLPPPDKRHVCLTTIVIMTSMAFMDAYLVEQNQGPRKIGVCIIVLVGDVCFLIVLRYVAVWVGAEVRTARRGYAMILWFLYIFVLEIKLYFVFQNCKADRKSLETVARKALTLLLSVCVPGLYLVLVALDSMEYVRTFRKKEDMRSRLFWVALDLLDLLDIQANLWEPQRTGLPIWAEGLMFFYCYILLLILPCVSLSEISMQGEHMSPQKMMLYPVLSLVTINVVTILIRGVNMVLFQDSRVSTIFVGKNVVAIATKASTFLEYRRQVKEFPHPQNAMALELQQNSVSHTQPLPNATSLPHEPSPAQDVIDT; encoded by the coding sequence ATGGTGTTGCCGCCCCCAGACAAACGCCACGTGTGCCTGACCACTATTGTCATCATGACCAGCATGGCCTTCATGGATGCCTACCTGGTGGAGCAGAACCAGGGTCCCAGGAAGATCGGTGTGTGTATCATAGTGCTGGTAGGGGATGTATGCTTCCTCATAGTGCTGCGATATGTGGCGGTGTGGGTCGGCGCCGAGGTGCGCACGGCCCGACGAGGATATGCCATGATCCTCTGGTTTCTGTACATCTTTGTGCTGGAGATCAAGCTCTACTTTGTCTTTCAGAATTGCAAAGCTGACAGGAAGAGTCTGGAGACGGTGGCCAGAAAGGCTTTGACGTTActattatctgtgtgtgtgccaggtTTATACTTGGTTCTAGTGGCTCTTGATAGTATGGAATATGTGAGAACTTTTCGGAAGAAGGAGGACATGAGGAGCCGTCTGTTCTGGGTGGCTCTGGACCTACTGGACCTGCTGGATATCCAGGCAAACCTGTGGGAGCCCCAGCGGACAGGCCTGCCCATCTGGGCTGAGGGCCTGATGTTCTTTTACTGCTACATCCTGCTGCTCATTCTGCCCTGCGTGTCGCTCAGTGAAATCAGCATGCAGGGGGAGCACATGTCGCCCCAGAAGATGATGCTGTACCCAGTCCTGAGCCTGGTCACCATAAACGTGGTCACCATCCTCATACGAGGTGTAAACATGGTGTTGTTTCAGGACAGCCGTGTTTCCACCATCTTTGTTGGCAAGAACGTGGTGGCTATTGCTACCAAGGCGTCCACCTTCCTGGAGTACCGCAGGCAGGTGAAGGAGTTCCCACACCCACAGAACGCCATGGCACTAGAGCTTCAGCAGAACTCTGTCAGCCACACACAGCCACTGCCCAATGCCACCAGTTTGCCCCATGAACCTTCGCCAGCGCAGGACGTCATTGACACATGA